GGGGCGGAAAACGGCTTGCCGGGCGCCTCCTTGATCACCGAGAATTCCGGGCATGAGTGCACGATTGCGGGGGGTCGCGCGGCAGAACGAGGAGATCGTCGGAGCGGGTCGCTACCGGGCACCGGGCGGCCACACGGTGACGATCGGCGGGGATCTGACCGCCGCGGTCGAGGGGACACGGATGTACGGGCCCGAGCCCGTGCCGGTGGTCCCCGACACGGACCGTTTCAGCCTATGCGAGGTCACCGGGGAGAGCAGCCTGGCTGCCGCGCGGCGGATGACCGGCCGGGATGCCGGCCCGGTCGCGGTCCTGAACTTCGCCTCGGCCCGCAATCCCGGCGGCGGGTACCTCAACGGAGCCCAGGCGCAGGAGGAGGCGCTCTGCCGCGCCTCCGCGCTCTACACCACGCTGCTGGCCGTCCCCGGGTTCTACGCCCACCACCGGGAGGTCCGTGACCCCTTCTACTCCGATCGGGTGATCCACTCGCCCGGAGTGCCGGTGTTCCGGGACGAGCGCGGCGGCCTCCTCGACGCGCCGTTCACGGCGGGGTTCCTCACCTCAC
The Streptomyces tirandamycinicus DNA segment above includes these coding regions:
- a CDS encoding TIGR02452 family protein — its product is MSARLRGVARQNEEIVGAGRYRAPGGHTVTIGGDLTAAVEGTRMYGPEPVPVVPDTDRFSLCEVTGESSLAAARRMTGRDAGPVAVLNFASARNPGGGYLNGAQAQEEALCRASALYTTLLAVPGFYAHHREVRDPFYSDRVIHSPGVPVFRDERGGLLDAPFTAGFLTSPAPNAGVIAGRTPELARRIPAALASRAERVLETAAATGYRRLVLGAWGCGVFRNDPALVAGVFRTLLTGDGRFSGHFDEIVFAVLDRTREGRTLGAFHAAFPGAPGG